Sequence from the Solirubrobacterales bacterium genome:
GACTACGGCAACCTCGCGAGCCGCTCACTCGCCATGATCACGAAGTACCGCGATGGCGTTGTGCCGGCCAAGCCAGAGTCGACCGGCCTCGAAGTCGACTTCATCGACGCTGCCGACAAGCTCGCCACGCGCATCGACGCGCTCGACCTGACAAGCGCCCTCGAAGAGGTCTGGGTCCTCGTGCGTCGGCTGAACCGCTTTGTCGAGGAGCGCGCGCCATGGAAGCTTGCCAAGGACGAATCGCCCGAGGCGCAGGCCGAACTCGACGCGACGCTCTACGGGCTCGCCGAAGGACTACGCGTTGTTTCGATCCTGCTGCAGCCATACATCCCGAAGTCAACGCGCACGCTTCTGACTGCGATCGGTCATGACGGTCAGGTCAACGATCTCTCCGCCGCGGTGTTCGGCGCAGGCGCGGGCGGATTCAAGATCGACTCACTGAGTCCACTGTTCCCGAAGCTCGAGCCGAGCGCGGCCTGATGGTCGACACCCACGCGCACATCGAGATGTGCGAGGACTCACCCGAGGAGATCGTCGGTCGCGCGGCCGAGGCCGGGGTCGACAAGATCCTCACGATCGGTCTGACTGAAGAGACGTTCGACATCTCGCTGGCGATCGCCGACGCCCACCCCGGCGTCTTCGCCGCGGTCGGTTGTCATCCGAACGAAACCACCGGGTTCACCGACGCGATGGCCGAGGCGATCGACAAAGCTGCCGCCCACCCGAAGGTCCGCGCGATCGGCGAGACCGGACTCGATTTCTTCCGGGACAGTGCGCCGCCTGATGATCAGCGTCGGGCCTTCAAGGCGCAGATCGACATCGCGACCCGGCGCAGTCTTCCCGTTTCAATCCACGCGCGCGGCGCCGAAGCTGAATGCATCGACATGTTGGTCGAGTACGGCAGAGAGCTGCCGGCCGTGATCCTGCACTGCTTCAGTGACGCCGGTGAACTGCCGCGAGCGGTCGACGCTGGGTTCTACTGCTCCTTCGCCGGAAACGTCACTTTCAAGAACGCACCCGACCTGCGTGAGGCTGCCGCCAGTGTGCCCGACGAGCTTCTACTCGTCGAGACCGACTCGCCGTTTCTTGCTCCAATGCCCAATCGCGGCAAGCGTTGCGAGCCGGCCTGGGTCACGCTGACCGCGAAGCTCATCGCCGAAATGCGCGGCGTCAGCTACGAAGAGCTCGACGCGCTAGTGACCGTCAACGCCGAGCGCGCACTGGCCTGGTAGCCCCGGCGCCGTGGCCGGCGACGAGCACACACCCAGCCCGACGCAGCCCTCGATCGAGCGGATGCTGCGCTTTGACATCCACCCGCGGCGAAAGCTCGGGCAGAACTTCCTCGTGGACAACAACATCCTCGATCTGATCGGCAGCGCGTCGGAACTGGCTGTAGGCGACGTGGCTCTGGAGATCGGCGGCGGTCTCGGAGTGTTGAGTGAATACCTCGCGTCGCGGGCAAAGCACGTACACGTGATCGAGATCGATGAAGACCTGCGGCCGCCGCTCGAGGATGCTGTTGCATCCACGCCCAACGTCAGCCTTGTGTTCGCGGACGCCGTGAAGATCGACTACGCCGCGCTCGAGCCGCGTCCGAACAAATTGATCGCCAATCTCCCGTACAACGTCGCCGCAACCTGCGTGATCAAGTCCTTCTACGAATTGCCGGAGCTGGAACTCTGCTGCGTGATGTCGCAACGCGAGGTCGGCGACCGGCTGACGGCCGAACCCGGCGGCAAGCTCTACGCCGGAACCTCCGTGCTGGTGCAGGCGGTCTGTGGGCTGGCGGCGACGCGCAAGCTTTCGCGAAATATCTTCCATCCGGTGCCCAACGTGGACTCATCGCTCGTGACGCTCAAGCGCACCGCCCCCAATCCGCCGCCCGGATTCAACGACCTCGTGCACGGCGCCTTCGCGCACCGGCGCAAACCCCTGGCGAGTTCGCTCGCCCACGCCAACCGCGACGACAAGTCGATCCGTGAACGCGCCGCCGCAGCGCTGGCGCAGATCGGTTTCCCCGCGAACACGCGGGCCGAGCAGCTCACGGCCTCGCAGTTCCGTGAGCTGCAGCCGTTGATCGGACCGCCCGAGTGAATGAGCTGCGCGTAGAAGCCCCGGGCAAGCTCAACCTCTGCCTCTACCTCGGCCCCACTCGGCCCGATGGCCTGCACGAGATTGCTTCGCTTTTTGAGTCGGTCTCGCTGACCGACACGCTGACGCTCAAACCTACCGACGCTCTGCAGGATCGCGTGATCTGCGATGCCATTGTCGGCGAGAATCTCGCCGAACGCTCGCTGCGCGCATCACGCGAAGCGGGCCTCTTCAACTCAGCCCCGGTTGAGATCACGATCGAGAAGCGCGTGCCGATTGCGGCAGGCATGGGCGGAGGCAGTGCCGACGCGGCGGCAGCGCTGCGCCTTGTCGCGGCAATCGAGAACCGTCCGATCAAGGAATTTGAGCGCATCGCGTTCACTCTGGGCGCCGACGTTCCAAGCCAACTCGTGCCAGGCGCTGCGCTGGTGCATGGCGCCGGAGAGCGCGTCGCCGCAATCCAGCCTGAGTGCCTTGCGGCGGCGTCGAGCCGCGCGTACGTGATCATCGAGCAGCAGCAAGGGCTCTCAACTGGCGAGGTCTTCAATCAATCCGATCGCGCGCTGCTCCCCGAGCCGGAGATCGTCCACCGAGAAGAGAGCCTGCTCGAGAAGATCTCCGGAGGCGTCGATCTCGCCCAACTCTGCGCGCTCGTCGAGAACGCGCTCGAGCCGGCGATCGTCGCGCTTCGTCCCGAGCTCGCCGGACTGCCCAGGCTACTCCGCGATCACGGCGCCCTCGCCGCGGCATTCACCGGCTCGGGACCAACGAGCTTCGGAATCTTCGACGGCCACAAAGCCGCCGAGGCCGCGGCCCTGGAGCTGATCGCCGCAGGTCACCTCGCCCACGCCGCAGTCCCAGTGTCTGCAAGCTTCGGAGACGTCAAGTGAACGGCATCCAGGTAACCGCAGCCGTCGCCGCAGCCCTCTGGGTGCCAATCGCCTTCATGCGCCTGCGCCGCGGCCAGCTCAACATGGAGCAGAAGATCATCACGGTGGTCGGCATCGTCGGTCTCGCGCTTTACTCCGCGGGAGCGTTCGGGAGCCTGCCCGATCCGGTGAAGGTGCTCGAGGACATCTCCGGCGCACTTGGCAAGTGGACCTACGTCCTCGTGACCGCGCTCGCGTTCCTCGAGACCGGTGCGTTCATCGGACTGGTCGCGCCAGGAGAGGCCGCAGTGATCGTCGGTGGCGTCGTCGCTGGTCAGGGCGAGATCGATATCCGGCTCTTGATCGGACTCGTCTGGTTTGCCGCCTTCGCCGGTGACTCGGTCAGTTTTTACCTCGGCCACCGCCTCGGCCGTGGGTTCATGATCAAGCACGGACCGCGTTTCAAGATCACCGAGCCGCGGCTTGAACAGGTCGAGAAGTACATGGATGTGCACGGCGGAAAGACGATTCTCGTCGGGCGCTTCATCGGCCTCGTTCGTGCGCTCGCGCCGTTCATCGCGGGCTCTTCGAAGATGCCCTACCGACGCTTCATGCCCTACGACATCATCGGATCGGGTCTTTGGGCGACCTTCTTCTGCCTGCTCGGCTACGTCTTCTCAAACAACCTCGAGGCCGTGATCCAGTGGGCCGAACGCGGGGTGCTGATCTTCGGCTGGCTCGTCGGGACGACCATCCTGATCGTCTATCTCGTACGCCGCTTCCGCAAACCCGAGGAGCGAGCGAAGCTCGAGAAGTACTTCGACGACCAAGAGCGCGATCACCCACGACGGGCAATCGTGCTGCGTCCGATCAGGGGCGTGTGGGACCGCATCATTTTCCCGGTCGCCCGCTTCGTCGGTCCTCGGCTGAAGTTCGCCTGGGAGCGTTTCACGCCTGGCGGCCTTGGGCTGGAGTTCACGACCGTCATGGCGGTCTTGATCACCGCCGCGTACACGTTCTATTTCTTCGCGATCGCTGCGCTCAATTGGCCCACCACGTTCACCACGAGAATCAACGACGCGGCATTTCGGATCGCCGACTCGATCCGGACCGACTGGCTCGACTCAGTCGCCGAGGCGGTCACGTACCTGGGAGCTTTCCCCGTCGCAGCGTCGTTCACCATTATTGCCGCGGCGTACTGCGTCTACCGGCGCCGACTGCCAGAGGCCATGGTGCTCGTCTTCAGCCTCTTCATTGCCCTGCTGCTCATAGCGCCGATGAAGGCCTGGACCGATGTGCCGCGGCCACCAGGTTCGCTCGTCGAGTTCTCTGGCATGGCGTTCCCATCCGGCCACGCCGCCTACGCCATCACCTACATCACGATCGCCGTGACGCTCGAACGCGTTCGAGACATCGTCACCCGCGCAGCCCTCGTGATCATCGCCGTCGCGCTGGCGGCCGCGATCGGACTCACACGCGTCTATCTGCGCGCGCACTACCTCAGCGATGTGATTGGTGGTGCGGCGCTCACAGCGACGATCACCGCGCTGTTGGCGGCGCTTGCACTGCTCGTCCTGCACATCCTCAAGCTGCGCGCGAGACCTGATCAGGCGGAAGCCTCGCCAACCACCGATATCGTTGCCTAGATGCTTGCCGCAACAAATTCAGAGTTCAGCCAGTACGCGCTGATCGCCGGGGCGATCGGCGCCGGCGTGGTGTTGCTCGCATTCATCGTGCTGATCGCTTGGCCGGCCTGGAACTCGTACGGCCGCAACTGGGAGCGCGTATCGGCGCTATTTCTCTCGCTCTACGTGCTTGTGGCGATGCTCGGAATCGGCGCCATGATCGGCCTCGGTTTCTTCGCGCTGTTCGGCGAAAAGATCTAGTAATTCGCGCAACAAAGTCGCCGATTTGCCGAAAGGTGATTGGCGTTCTTATGCTTGATAGGTGCCCAAGGCCACCGAATCAGACGCAGCCAAGTCCAAAGTGAGTGAATCGGGCTCGTCCCCGATGAGCAAACTGGACGCGATTTCCACCGCCGTGGAGGCCGGAACCGGCCTCACAGCAGTCACGCGCGCTGCCGCAGCGGCGCTGGAATCCTCGCTCGCCGTGATCGACAGTCGCAGCGCGGTGCTGGCCGTGGCCGCTGCCTCGCCCGAAGACGAACGGCGCCTGCTTGCAGGCGAGGGCGGCACAGCAATTCACGAATTGAAGGTCGCCGAGAAGGCGGTCGGTTCGCTCCGAGTTCGCGCGCGCAGCTCTGAAGGCGTGGACGCCGTCACCCTGCGCATGGTCGCCACGTTGATCGCCTTGGAGGTCGAGCGCACGCTCGCACCAGAGCGCGCAGACCAGAAGGTCGCCAGCGGATTCATCGGCGACCTGATCAACGGAGTGACCAAAGAAGCTGCTGACGTCACCGCCCGAGCCGAGGAGCTCGGCATCGAGGTCGAGCGCGGCTGCGCATTCATCCTTGCCCGCGCCACGCCGCGCAAGGCCGTCGGAGACGACTGGCGCTCACGGCTGCTGCTCGTGGTCGAGCGCGTCGCGCGTTCGCTGCACCCCCGCGTCGTCACCGCTCACGTCGAGAGGCCAGGCTCCGCAGCTGGCGAGGTATATGTGCTTCTGCCCAGCTCAGAGCCGGAGTCCGTCGCCAAGGCAGCCAACACGATCCGCGAGGAGCTGGAGGCAACGCTCGGCGAGTTCAACTTCACGGTCGGACATGGCCGCATCACAGTTGATCCCGCCGACCTCTTCCGCGCCGGCCAGGAAGCACTGCTCGCCGTCAACGTCGCCGAAGCCAACGGCGCCGGCAACCTCCTGAGCTTCGAGGACACCGGCGCGTATCGCCTGCTGCTTCCGGCGCTCTGCGACGACCCGAACGAGCTCCATCGTTTCTACGCCGAGACGATCGAGCCGCTCGTCAGCTACGACGATCAGTACGAGACGAACCTCGTTCACACCGTTGACACTTTCTTGGCCGCAGACGGCAACGTTGCTGGCACCGCGCAACGCCTCTTCACCCACCGGCACACGATCCGTTATCGCCTTGAGCGCGTGAAGGATCTGACTGGTCTTGACTGCTCATCGACCGACGGTCGCGAGCGACTTTCGCTCGGCCTGAAGTCGATGCGCGTGCTCGGTATTGCAAACCCCGGCGGGCCTGCGTATGAGCCGGGCGTTGAGGGCGGGCGTATCCCGAGTGCGAGCTAGCTGAACTCAGCCTCAAGCATCTCGCGCCGAAACTCGAAGATCTTCTTCGTGTCGGGCGCGACCATCGCGCGGCGGATCACTTCGCCGAGCGGAC
This genomic interval carries:
- a CDS encoding VTT domain-containing protein, producing MNGIQVTAAVAAALWVPIAFMRLRRGQLNMEQKIITVVGIVGLALYSAGAFGSLPDPVKVLEDISGALGKWTYVLVTALAFLETGAFIGLVAPGEAAVIVGGVVAGQGEIDIRLLIGLVWFAAFAGDSVSFYLGHRLGRGFMIKHGPRFKITEPRLEQVEKYMDVHGGKTILVGRFIGLVRALAPFIAGSSKMPYRRFMPYDIIGSGLWATFFCLLGYVFSNNLEAVIQWAERGVLIFGWLVGTTILIVYLVRRFRKPEERAKLEKYFDDQERDHPRRAIVLRPIRGVWDRIIFPVARFVGPRLKFAWERFTPGGLGLEFTTVMAVLITAAYTFYFFAIAALNWPTTFTTRINDAAFRIADSIRTDWLDSVAEAVTYLGAFPVAASFTIIAAAYCVYRRRLPEAMVLVFSLFIALLLIAPMKAWTDVPRPPGSLVEFSGMAFPSGHAAYAITYITIAVTLERVRDIVTRAALVIIAVALAAAIGLTRVYLRAHYLSDVIGGAALTATITALLAALALLVLHILKLRARPDQAEASPTTDIVA
- a CDS encoding TatD family hydrolase: MVDTHAHIEMCEDSPEEIVGRAAEAGVDKILTIGLTEETFDISLAIADAHPGVFAAVGCHPNETTGFTDAMAEAIDKAAAHPKVRAIGETGLDFFRDSAPPDDQRRAFKAQIDIATRRSLPVSIHARGAEAECIDMLVEYGRELPAVILHCFSDAGELPRAVDAGFYCSFAGNVTFKNAPDLREAAASVPDELLLVETDSPFLAPMPNRGKRCEPAWVTLTAKLIAEMRGVSYEELDALVTVNAERALAW
- a CDS encoding helix-turn-helix domain-containing protein, which encodes MPKATESDAAKSKVSESGSSPMSKLDAISTAVEAGTGLTAVTRAAAAALESSLAVIDSRSAVLAVAAASPEDERRLLAGEGGTAIHELKVAEKAVGSLRVRARSSEGVDAVTLRMVATLIALEVERTLAPERADQKVASGFIGDLINGVTKEAADVTARAEELGIEVERGCAFILARATPRKAVGDDWRSRLLLVVERVARSLHPRVVTAHVERPGSAAGEVYVLLPSSEPESVAKAANTIREELEATLGEFNFTVGHGRITVDPADLFRAGQEALLAVNVAEANGAGNLLSFEDTGAYRLLLPALCDDPNELHRFYAETIEPLVSYDDQYETNLVHTVDTFLAADGNVAGTAQRLFTHRHTIRYRLERVKDLTGLDCSSTDGRERLSLGLKSMRVLGIANPGGPAYEPGVEGGRIPSAS
- the rsmA gene encoding ribosomal RNA small subunit methyltransferase A, translating into MLRFDIHPRRKLGQNFLVDNNILDLIGSASELAVGDVALEIGGGLGVLSEYLASRAKHVHVIEIDEDLRPPLEDAVASTPNVSLVFADAVKIDYAALEPRPNKLIANLPYNVAATCVIKSFYELPELELCCVMSQREVGDRLTAEPGGKLYAGTSVLVQAVCGLAATRKLSRNIFHPVPNVDSSLVTLKRTAPNPPPGFNDLVHGAFAHRRKPLASSLAHANRDDKSIRERAAAALAQIGFPANTRAEQLTASQFRELQPLIGPPE